Proteins found in one Microbacterium sp. LWS13-1.2 genomic segment:
- the otsB gene encoding trehalose-phosphatase — MSLDLADDVRDAIAGIAASDLLLVALDFDGTLSPLEDEPMDARMLPAARDAVNALVAAPDTLVAFVSGRSLVDLRVIAEHDDASRVLLAGSHGAEFWIPGEGLQSHGEDEADVTLRDAMRSHAEAATAALDGVWIEPKTFGFGVHTRRATAEDAAEANRLADEIVAAEAPHWRRRTGHNIVEFAFRHEGKDSAIAELRERVGATAVLFAGDDVTDEDALASLGADDLGVRVGDGPTAAAVRVPDIAALADLLTLLAAERTRLRG, encoded by the coding sequence ATGAGCCTCGATCTCGCGGACGACGTGCGCGACGCGATCGCCGGCATCGCGGCATCCGATCTCCTGCTCGTCGCACTCGACTTCGACGGCACGCTGTCGCCGCTCGAGGACGAGCCGATGGACGCGCGGATGCTGCCTGCCGCACGTGACGCCGTGAACGCCCTGGTCGCCGCGCCCGACACGCTCGTCGCGTTCGTCTCGGGGCGGAGCCTCGTCGACCTGCGGGTGATCGCCGAGCACGACGACGCGTCGCGCGTGCTCCTGGCCGGATCCCACGGCGCCGAGTTCTGGATCCCGGGTGAGGGCCTGCAGAGCCACGGTGAGGACGAGGCGGATGTCACGCTCCGCGACGCGATGCGGTCGCACGCCGAGGCGGCGACGGCGGCGCTGGACGGCGTCTGGATCGAGCCGAAGACCTTCGGGTTCGGTGTCCACACCCGGCGCGCCACGGCGGAGGACGCGGCGGAGGCGAATCGCCTCGCCGACGAGATCGTCGCGGCGGAGGCGCCGCACTGGCGGCGGCGCACCGGGCACAACATCGTCGAATTCGCGTTCCGCCACGAGGGCAAGGACTCCGCGATCGCCGAGCTCCGCGAGCGCGTGGGGGCGACGGCGGTGCTGTTCGCTGGAGACGACGTCACCGACGAGGACGCGCTGGCGAGTCTCGGTGCCGACGACCTCGGCGTGCGCGTCGGCGACGGCCCGACTGCGGCGGCCGTGCGCGTGCCCGACATCGCCGCTCTCGCGGACCTCCTGACGCTGCTGGCGGCGGAGCGGACGCGCCTGCGCGGGTGA
- the ilvD gene encoding dihydroxy-acid dehydratase, with amino-acid sequence MAQPHSPADNTIDIKPRSRVVTDGIEATTSRGMLRAVGMGDADWDKPQIGIASSWNEITPCNLSLDRLAQGAKEGVHAGGGYPLQFGTISVSDGISMGHEGMHFSLVSREVIADSVETVIMAERLDGSVLLAGCDKSIPGMLMASARLDLSSVFLYAGSIAPGWVKLSDGTEKDVTIIDSFEAVGACLAGKMSEADLKRIECAIAPGEGACGGMYTANTMASVAEALGLSLPGSAAPPSADRRRDYFAHRSGEAVVNLLRQGITTRDILTKEAFENAIALAMALGGSTNVVLHLLAIAREADVDLSLHDFNRIGDKVPHVADMKPFGKYVMNDVDRHGGIPVIMKAMLDEGLLHGDALTVTGKTLAENLADLDPDPVDGTVIHTFDDPIHAKGGITILHGSIAPEGAVVKSAGFDADVFEGPARVFERERAAMDALEAGEIAAGDVVVIRYEGPKGGPGMREMLAITAAIKGAGLGKDVLLLTDGRFSGGTTGLCIGHIAPEAVDAGPIAFVRDGDLIRVDIAARTLDLLVDEAELDSRRSGWEPLPPRYTRGVLAKYSRLVRSAAEGATTG; translated from the coding sequence ATGGCCCAGCCCCATTCGCCCGCCGACAACACCATCGATATCAAGCCCCGCAGCCGCGTCGTCACCGACGGCATCGAAGCCACGACGTCGCGCGGCATGCTCCGCGCCGTCGGCATGGGGGATGCGGACTGGGACAAGCCGCAGATCGGCATCGCGTCCAGCTGGAACGAGATCACCCCCTGCAACCTGAGCCTCGACCGTCTCGCGCAGGGTGCCAAGGAAGGTGTCCACGCCGGCGGCGGCTATCCGCTGCAGTTCGGCACGATCTCGGTGTCGGACGGCATCTCGATGGGCCACGAGGGCATGCACTTCTCGCTCGTCTCGCGCGAGGTCATCGCCGACTCGGTCGAGACGGTCATCATGGCCGAGCGCCTCGACGGCTCGGTGCTCCTCGCCGGGTGCGACAAGTCGATCCCGGGCATGCTGATGGCGTCGGCCCGGCTGGACCTGTCCAGCGTCTTCCTCTACGCCGGCTCCATCGCGCCCGGCTGGGTGAAGCTCTCGGACGGCACCGAGAAGGACGTCACGATCATCGACTCGTTCGAAGCGGTCGGCGCGTGTCTCGCGGGCAAGATGAGCGAGGCCGACCTGAAGCGCATCGAGTGCGCGATCGCTCCGGGCGAGGGCGCGTGCGGCGGCATGTACACCGCGAACACGATGGCGTCGGTGGCCGAGGCGCTGGGCCTCAGCCTTCCGGGCTCCGCGGCACCGCCCTCGGCGGACCGCCGCCGCGACTACTTCGCCCACCGCTCGGGCGAGGCCGTCGTGAATCTGCTACGCCAGGGCATCACGACGCGCGACATCCTCACCAAGGAGGCGTTCGAGAACGCGATCGCCCTGGCGATGGCGCTCGGCGGCTCGACCAACGTGGTGCTGCACCTCCTCGCCATCGCCCGCGAAGCAGATGTCGACCTCAGCCTGCACGACTTCAACCGCATCGGCGACAAGGTCCCGCACGTGGCCGACATGAAGCCGTTCGGCAAGTACGTCATGAACGATGTCGACCGCCACGGCGGCATCCCGGTCATCATGAAGGCCATGCTCGATGAGGGCCTGCTCCACGGCGACGCCCTCACGGTCACCGGCAAGACGCTCGCCGAGAACCTGGCCGACCTCGACCCCGATCCAGTCGACGGCACGGTGATCCACACGTTCGACGACCCGATCCACGCCAAGGGCGGCATCACGATCCTGCACGGCTCGATCGCGCCCGAGGGCGCGGTCGTCAAGTCGGCCGGCTTCGACGCCGACGTGTTCGAGGGACCCGCGCGCGTGTTCGAGCGCGAACGCGCCGCGATGGACGCGCTCGAGGCGGGAGAGATCGCCGCGGGGGATGTCGTCGTCATCCGCTACGAGGGCCCGAAGGGCGGACCCGGCATGCGTGAGATGCTGGCCATCACCGCGGCCATAAAGGGCGCTGGGCTCGGAAAAGATGTACTACTCTTGACGGACGGACGATTCTCAGGCGGCACAACCGGCCTGTGCATCGGCCACATAGCACCCGAAGCGGTGGACGCTGGTCCCATCGCCTTCGTGCGCGATGGTGATCTGATACGGGTCGATATCGCGGCTCGCACTCTCGACCTACTCGTCGACGAGGCTGAGCTTGACTCCCGCCGCTCTGGCTGGGAGCCGCTTCCCCCGCGCTATACCCGTGGCGTCCTTGCCAAGTACTCCCGACTCGTGCGCTCCGCTGCGGAGGGCGCGACCACCGGTTGA
- a CDS encoding acetolactate synthase large subunit, translating to MSADTAAAVPRPPARTASTPVLTGAEAVVRSLDLLGVTDVFGLPGGAIMPVYDPLMDDESVRHILVRHEQGAGHAAEGYAAASGRVGVAIATSGPGATNLVTAIADAYMDSVPIVCITGQVFSTLMGTDAFQEADIVGITMPITKHSFLVKRAEDIPGAIAAAFEIASTGRPGPVLVDITKDAQQAEAPFVWPPNIDLPGYRPVTKAHGKQIQAAAQLIADAKKPVLYVGGGVIRARASEELRALAETTGAPLVTTLMARGAFPDSHPQHLGMPGMHGTVPAVLALQEADLLVALGARFDDRVTGKAALFAPNAKVVHVDIDPAEISKIRTADVPIVGDLKDVLVDLDAAFRAVSRDSAPDIAEWWSFLDGLRDEFPLGYSQPTDGLMSPQYVIKRIGELTGPEGIYAAGVGQHQMWAAQFIKYERPNAWLNSGGAGTMGYSVPAAMGAKVAEPDRVVWAIDGDGCFQMTNQELATCAINDIPIKVAIINNSSLGMVRQWQTLFYDGRHSHTDLNTGHGTVRIPDFVKLAEAYGCLAIRVEKEEDVDAAIRTALETNDRPVVIDFVVSADAMVWPMVPQGVSNSYVQYARDHSPAFDEQED from the coding sequence ATGTCAGCCGACACCGCCGCGGCCGTTCCCCGGCCGCCCGCCCGCACCGCCTCGACGCCCGTGCTCACGGGCGCGGAAGCGGTCGTCCGCTCGCTCGACCTGCTCGGGGTGACCGACGTCTTCGGTCTTCCCGGCGGGGCCATCATGCCCGTCTACGACCCGCTCATGGACGACGAGTCGGTGCGCCACATCCTCGTCCGCCACGAGCAGGGCGCCGGCCACGCCGCCGAGGGCTACGCCGCGGCGTCCGGTCGCGTCGGCGTCGCCATCGCGACCTCCGGCCCGGGCGCCACCAACCTCGTCACCGCCATCGCCGACGCGTACATGGACTCGGTGCCGATCGTCTGCATCACCGGGCAGGTGTTCTCGACCCTCATGGGCACGGACGCCTTCCAGGAGGCCGACATCGTCGGCATCACGATGCCGATCACGAAGCACTCCTTTCTCGTCAAGCGCGCCGAGGACATCCCCGGCGCGATCGCCGCGGCGTTCGAGATCGCATCGACCGGCCGACCCGGCCCCGTGCTCGTCGACATCACCAAGGATGCCCAGCAGGCCGAGGCACCCTTCGTCTGGCCGCCGAACATCGACCTCCCTGGGTACCGTCCGGTGACCAAGGCGCACGGCAAGCAGATCCAGGCTGCGGCCCAGCTGATCGCCGACGCCAAGAAGCCGGTGCTGTACGTCGGCGGTGGCGTGATCCGCGCGCGTGCCTCCGAAGAGCTGCGCGCGCTCGCCGAGACGACCGGCGCACCGCTCGTCACCACGCTCATGGCGCGGGGAGCGTTCCCCGACTCGCACCCGCAGCACCTCGGCATGCCCGGCATGCACGGCACCGTCCCGGCGGTGCTGGCGCTGCAGGAGGCCGACCTCCTCGTCGCCCTCGGCGCGCGGTTCGACGATCGCGTCACCGGCAAGGCGGCGCTGTTCGCGCCGAACGCGAAGGTCGTGCACGTCGACATCGACCCGGCTGAGATCTCGAAGATCCGCACCGCCGACGTGCCGATCGTCGGCGACCTGAAGGACGTGCTCGTCGACCTCGACGCCGCGTTCCGTGCGGTGAGCCGCGACTCCGCTCCCGACATCGCCGAGTGGTGGTCGTTCCTCGACGGCCTGCGCGACGAGTTCCCGCTCGGCTACTCGCAGCCGACCGATGGCCTGATGTCGCCGCAGTACGTGATCAAGCGCATCGGCGAGCTCACCGGCCCCGAGGGCATCTACGCCGCCGGCGTGGGTCAGCACCAGATGTGGGCGGCGCAGTTCATCAAGTACGAGCGCCCGAACGCGTGGCTGAACTCCGGCGGCGCGGGCACGATGGGTTACTCGGTGCCCGCGGCCATGGGCGCCAAGGTGGCCGAACCCGACCGTGTCGTCTGGGCGATCGACGGCGACGGCTGCTTCCAGATGACCAATCAGGAGCTCGCCACCTGCGCGATCAACGACATCCCCATCAAGGTCGCGATCATCAACAACTCGTCGCTGGGCATGGTGCGCCAGTGGCAGACGCTGTTCTACGACGGCCGGCACTCCCACACCGACCTCAACACGGGCCACGGCACGGTGCGCATCCCCGACTTCGTGAAGCTGGCGGAGGCGTACGGCTGCCTCGCGATCCGCGTCGAGAAGGAGGAGGACGTGGATGCCGCGATCCGGACCGCTCTCGAGACGAACGATCGCCCCGTGGTGATCGACTTCGTGGTGAGCGCCGACGCCATGGTGTGGCCGATGGTGCCGCAGGGCGTCAGCAACAGCTACGTCCAGTACGCGCGGGATCACTCGCCCGCCTTCGACGAGCAGGAGGACTGA
- the ilvN gene encoding acetolactate synthase small subunit, protein MTSHVLSLLVEDKPGLLTRVAGLFARRGFNIESLAVGVTEVPGLSRITVVVDVDELPLEQVTKQLNKLINVIKIVELDPSASVQREHMLVKVRADNQTRSNVLEVVNLFRGQIVDYAPDALVVEVTGDKGKVEAFLRALEPFGIKELAQSGLVAIGRGGKSITERVLRG, encoded by the coding sequence ATGACGAGTCACGTGCTGAGCCTCCTCGTGGAGGACAAGCCGGGTCTGCTGACCCGCGTCGCCGGGCTGTTCGCACGCCGCGGCTTCAACATCGAGTCGCTCGCCGTGGGCGTCACCGAGGTCCCCGGACTCTCGCGCATCACGGTCGTGGTCGACGTCGACGAGCTGCCGCTCGAGCAGGTCACGAAGCAGCTGAACAAGCTCATCAACGTCATCAAGATCGTCGAGCTCGACCCGTCGGCATCCGTTCAGCGCGAGCACATGCTCGTGAAGGTGCGCGCCGACAACCAGACGCGCTCGAACGTGCTCGAGGTCGTCAACCTGTTCCGCGGGCAGATCGTCGACTACGCGCCCGACGCGCTCGTCGTCGAAGTCACCGGCGACAAGGGCAAGGTCGAGGCCTTCCTGCGCGCGCTGGAGCCGTTCGGCATCAAGGAGCTCGCGCAGTCGGGCCTGGTCGCCATCGGTCGCGGCGGCAAGAGCATCACCGAGCGCGTGCTGCGCGGCTGA
- the ilvC gene encoding ketol-acid reductoisomerase — MAEIFYDADADLSIVQGKKVAIVGYGSQGHAHAQNLRDSGVEVVIALKEGSKSTEKAQDEGFEVKSVADAAEWADLIMILAPDQHQRSIYNESIKDKLTAGKTLAFAHGFNIRFGYIEAPEGVDVILVAPKAPGHTVRREYVAGRGIPDIIAVERDASGSAWATALSYAKAIGGTRAGVIKTTFTEETETDLFGEQAVLCGGVSQLVQYGFETLTEAGYQPQIAYFEVLHELKLIVDLMWEGGIAKQRWSVSDTAEYGDYVSGPRVIDPHVKENMQAVLADIQSGAFAKRFIDDQDNGAVEFLELREKAAAHPIESVGKDLRSLFAWKQQDEDYVEGNAAR; from the coding sequence ATGGCTGAGATCTTCTACGACGCCGATGCCGACCTGAGCATCGTCCAGGGCAAGAAGGTGGCGATCGTGGGCTACGGCTCGCAGGGCCACGCGCACGCCCAGAACCTTCGCGACTCGGGTGTCGAGGTCGTCATCGCGCTCAAGGAGGGCTCGAAGTCGACCGAGAAGGCGCAGGACGAGGGCTTCGAGGTCAAGTCGGTCGCCGACGCGGCCGAGTGGGCCGACCTCATCATGATCCTGGCCCCCGACCAGCACCAGCGCTCGATCTACAACGAGAGCATCAAGGACAAGCTGACCGCGGGCAAGACGCTGGCCTTCGCGCACGGCTTCAACATCCGGTTCGGCTACATCGAGGCGCCCGAAGGCGTCGACGTGATCCTGGTGGCCCCGAAGGCGCCCGGCCACACCGTGCGCCGCGAGTACGTCGCCGGTCGCGGCATCCCCGACATCATCGCCGTGGAGCGGGATGCCTCGGGTTCGGCGTGGGCGACCGCGCTCTCGTACGCGAAGGCCATCGGCGGCACGCGCGCGGGCGTCATCAAGACGACGTTCACCGAAGAGACCGAGACCGACCTGTTCGGCGAGCAGGCCGTCCTGTGCGGCGGTGTGTCGCAGCTCGTCCAGTACGGGTTCGAGACGCTGACCGAGGCGGGCTACCAGCCGCAGATCGCGTACTTCGAGGTGCTGCACGAGCTGAAGCTCATCGTCGACCTGATGTGGGAGGGCGGCATCGCCAAGCAGCGCTGGTCGGTGTCCGACACCGCGGAGTACGGCGACTACGTCTCCGGCCCGCGCGTGATCGACCCGCACGTCAAGGAGAACATGCAGGCCGTGCTCGCCGACATCCAGTCGGGCGCATTCGCCAAGCGCTTCATCGACGATCAGGACAACGGCGCCGTCGAGTTCCTCGAGCTGCGTGAGAAGGCCGCTGCCCACCCGATCGAGTCGGTCGGCAAGGACCTGCGTTCGCTGTTCGCCTGGAAGCAGCAGGACGAGGACTACGTGGAGGGCAACGCGGCGCGCTGA
- a CDS encoding alpha-L-fucosidase yields MRQQWFDQARFGMFVHFGLYSAAARHEWVQNYERLTDEEYRPYFEHFDPDLFDARALARRAKATGMGYVVLTTKHHDGFALWDTAVSDFNAVAACGRDLVREYVDALREEGLRVGLYHSLLDWHHPDFTVDWNHPRRGDDVAALNEGRDMARYREFLHAQVRELLTDYGPIDYLFFDFTSPQSMDGLAGKGPEDWDAEALLAMCRRLQPEMLVNDRLGIPGDFVTPEQYQPTAPLVIDGEPQVWEACQTMNGSWGYHRDNTEQKSATLLVQMLADSVSMDGNMLLNIGPDGRGAIAPRDERTLSEIGEWMRLHRGAVVGAGHADIEPPREGVYTRRGRRLYLHMFSWPLGFVHLPDLAGKVSYARFLHDGSWLRTSVVDPAQVASNMTPAGEAEGTLTVHLPVVRPDVLVPVIELILDEG; encoded by the coding sequence ATGCGACAGCAGTGGTTCGATCAAGCGCGATTCGGGATGTTCGTGCACTTCGGTCTGTACAGCGCAGCCGCGCGTCACGAGTGGGTGCAGAACTACGAACGGCTGACCGACGAGGAATATCGCCCGTACTTCGAGCACTTCGATCCCGACCTCTTCGACGCGCGGGCTCTGGCGCGCCGCGCGAAGGCGACGGGCATGGGCTACGTCGTCCTCACCACGAAGCACCACGACGGATTCGCGCTGTGGGACACCGCCGTCAGCGACTTCAACGCCGTGGCCGCCTGCGGCCGCGACCTGGTGCGCGAGTACGTCGACGCCCTCCGGGAGGAGGGTCTGCGGGTCGGTCTGTATCACTCGCTCCTCGACTGGCACCACCCCGACTTCACCGTCGACTGGAATCATCCTCGCCGCGGCGACGACGTCGCCGCGCTCAATGAGGGCCGCGACATGGCGCGCTACCGCGAGTTCCTGCACGCGCAGGTGCGGGAGCTGCTGACCGACTACGGCCCGATCGATTACCTCTTCTTCGACTTCACTTCTCCGCAGTCGATGGACGGTCTGGCAGGCAAGGGCCCGGAGGACTGGGATGCCGAGGCGCTCCTGGCGATGTGCCGCCGACTCCAGCCCGAGATGCTCGTCAACGATCGGCTCGGCATCCCAGGTGATTTCGTGACCCCGGAGCAGTACCAGCCCACCGCGCCGCTCGTCATCGACGGCGAGCCGCAGGTCTGGGAGGCCTGCCAGACCATGAACGGCTCGTGGGGCTATCACCGCGACAACACCGAGCAGAAGTCGGCGACGCTGCTCGTGCAGATGCTCGCCGACTCGGTGTCGATGGACGGCAACATGCTGCTCAACATCGGGCCGGACGGCCGCGGGGCGATCGCCCCGCGCGACGAGCGCACGCTCTCGGAGATCGGCGAATGGATGCGGCTGCACCGGGGTGCGGTCGTCGGCGCCGGTCACGCGGACATCGAGCCGCCGCGCGAAGGCGTCTACACGCGGCGCGGCCGCCGGCTGTACCTGCACATGTTCTCGTGGCCGCTGGGGTTCGTGCACCTGCCCGATCTGGCGGGCAAGGTGTCGTATGCGCGCTTCCTCCACGACGGCTCCTGGCTGCGCACGTCGGTCGTCGATCCGGCACAGGTGGCGAGCAACATGACTCCCGCCGGCGAGGCGGAGGGTACGCTGACCGTCCACCTGCCGGTGGTGCGGCCCGACGTGCTCGTCCCGGTCATCGAGCTCATCCTCGACGAGGGCTGA
- a CDS encoding ROK family transcriptional regulator codes for MTPDTDRSSADEELSRRIVDLIARGEARSRSELAATLGLAPSTVSLRVQSLIDAGLLDERGDGTSRGGRRPRLLGIDENSGVVLTVDLGGGHARIGAHSLSGELRETRSIPVVLADGPESTLDAVCRVFDELGRDTTVRAIGISLPGPVDIVTGSVTQPSRMPGWPGFRVGDHLRQRYAVTVAVDNDANLAALGEHRAQFGATGHSITVKAGTAIGSGIIVDGHIHRGATGAAGDITHTRIDGSGDIPCSCGNTGCLETVASGASLVRQMRERGRTDVATTVDVLALARDAEPEATTIVRTAGTHLGQALSGVVNFFNPHAVFLTGSMSASEPFIAAVRSRVYEACHPLATQQLRIEAAQTRADAILYGAARWALDNLELPTA; via the coding sequence ATGACCCCGGACACCGACCGCTCTTCCGCCGACGAGGAGCTCTCCCGTCGCATCGTCGATCTGATCGCGCGGGGCGAAGCCCGCTCCCGCTCAGAGCTCGCCGCGACCCTCGGCCTGGCGCCGTCGACCGTCAGCCTGCGCGTGCAGTCGCTCATCGACGCGGGCCTCCTCGACGAACGCGGCGACGGCACATCCCGCGGTGGGCGCCGTCCCCGTCTGCTGGGGATCGACGAGAACTCCGGCGTCGTCCTGACCGTCGACCTGGGCGGCGGCCACGCGCGCATCGGCGCCCACTCCCTGAGCGGCGAGCTCCGCGAGACGCGATCCATCCCCGTGGTGCTGGCGGACGGGCCGGAATCGACGCTGGACGCCGTCTGCCGGGTCTTCGACGAGCTCGGCCGCGACACCACCGTCCGCGCGATCGGCATCAGCCTCCCTGGCCCGGTCGACATCGTCACCGGCTCGGTCACCCAGCCCTCGCGCATGCCCGGCTGGCCGGGCTTCCGCGTCGGGGACCACCTCCGGCAGCGCTACGCGGTCACCGTCGCGGTCGACAACGACGCGAATCTCGCGGCGCTCGGCGAGCACCGTGCGCAGTTCGGCGCAACCGGCCACAGCATCACCGTCAAGGCCGGCACGGCCATCGGCAGCGGCATCATCGTCGACGGTCACATCCACCGCGGCGCGACCGGAGCGGCCGGCGACATCACGCACACGCGCATCGACGGCAGCGGCGACATCCCGTGCTCCTGCGGCAACACCGGGTGTCTCGAGACCGTCGCGAGCGGTGCAAGCCTGGTGCGCCAGATGCGCGAGCGAGGACGCACCGACGTGGCGACGACCGTCGACGTGCTGGCTCTCGCCCGTGACGCCGAGCCGGAGGCCACGACCATCGTCCGCACCGCGGGCACGCATCTCGGGCAGGCGCTGTCGGGCGTGGTCAACTTCTTCAACCCGCACGCCGTGTTCCTCACCGGCAGCATGAGCGCGTCGGAACCCTTCATCGCGGCGGTGCGCAGTCGCGTCTACGAGGCGTGCCACCCGCTGGCGACGCAGCAGCTGCGGATCGAGGCCGCGCAGACCCGGGCCGACGCGATCCTCTACGGCGCGGCGCGGTGGGCGCTCGACAACCTCGAGCTGCCCACCGCCTGA
- a CDS encoding sugar ABC transporter substrate-binding protein: MKKLHVGAVAAATGVAVVLTGCASGSGGDASTDGKPTIVVDMWAGSEDDTTALEKQVAIAQEENPEVVVKLQTAPWNDFFTKLTTNMASGNMACVTGMSGAQLGGFTDGFRELTTDDLEAAGLDFADFNPGAEGILSFEGGLYGVPFDVATMLVYYNQDMLTASGAASPEIGWTFDDFEDIATAATTDGKYGFGMGMGGYQWMSMPIAYSGKQPASEDGTLHIDDADFVDAASWYSGLVTDLGVAAPVASASDTGWGENQYTGGNAAMAVDGTWNAVSYLNNESGFAAGMAPLPTGDHGNSGPILGSGYGISKTCDHPEEALKVMGSLLGKDAQDYIASSGRSYPARTESQPLYFDSIDEQYREQVKTVFESAFETTVPLYMTKNWEKLDSYIQPNLVSVYNGQMEMSDLLESAQTQFGN, translated from the coding sequence ATGAAGAAGTTGCACGTCGGCGCGGTGGCTGCGGCCACTGGCGTAGCGGTGGTGCTGACAGGGTGCGCGAGCGGGTCCGGCGGGGACGCGTCCACCGACGGCAAGCCGACGATCGTCGTCGACATGTGGGCGGGAAGCGAGGACGACACGACGGCGCTCGAGAAGCAGGTCGCTATCGCGCAGGAGGAGAATCCCGAGGTCGTGGTCAAGCTCCAGACCGCGCCGTGGAACGACTTCTTCACGAAGCTCACGACGAACATGGCCAGCGGCAACATGGCCTGCGTCACCGGCATGAGCGGCGCTCAGCTGGGCGGCTTCACCGACGGCTTCCGCGAGCTGACGACCGACGACCTCGAGGCGGCTGGCCTCGACTTCGCCGACTTCAACCCCGGCGCCGAAGGAATCCTCAGCTTCGAGGGCGGCCTGTACGGCGTGCCGTTCGACGTCGCGACGATGCTCGTCTACTACAACCAGGACATGCTCACCGCCTCCGGTGCGGCAAGCCCCGAGATCGGTTGGACGTTCGACGACTTCGAGGACATCGCCACAGCCGCCACGACGGATGGCAAGTACGGCTTCGGGATGGGCATGGGCGGCTACCAGTGGATGTCGATGCCCATCGCCTACTCCGGCAAGCAGCCGGCGTCCGAAGACGGCACGCTTCACATCGACGACGCCGACTTCGTGGATGCGGCGTCCTGGTACTCCGGGCTCGTGACCGATCTCGGTGTCGCGGCGCCTGTCGCCTCGGCCTCCGACACCGGCTGGGGGGAGAACCAGTACACCGGCGGAAACGCCGCGATGGCGGTCGACGGCACATGGAACGCCGTCAGCTACCTCAACAACGAGTCCGGCTTCGCCGCCGGGATGGCGCCGCTGCCGACCGGAGACCACGGCAACTCGGGGCCGATCCTCGGCTCGGGCTACGGCATCTCGAAGACGTGCGACCACCCCGAAGAGGCCCTGAAGGTCATGGGCTCGCTCCTCGGCAAGGACGCGCAGGACTACATCGCCTCGTCCGGCCGTTCGTACCCCGCGCGCACCGAGTCGCAGCCGCTGTACTTCGACTCGATCGACGAGCAGTACCGCGAGCAGGTCAAGACGGTGTTCGAGTCCGCCTTCGAGACGACGGTGCCGCTCTACATGACGAAGAACTGGGAGAAGCTCGACAGCTACATCCAGCCCAACCTGGTCAGCGTCTACAACGGCCAGATGGAGATGTCGGACCTGCTGGAGAGCGCTCAGACGCAGTTCGGCAACTGA
- a CDS encoding sugar ABC transporter permease, which yields MTITTKRRGSLARSEARQALGFASPALVGLALFTIVPVGLSIVMSVYDWPTFGDRTFNGVDNYATLFTSSPDFWPALRNSAVYTLLYVPLSIALSLVLAIGLGPRIRGRGALRVLFFIPVVVPMVANVLVWKMMLQPQGLFNGLAQSWFGVTLPNFLADPSWAMIMVVAMSVWQGLGYNMLIFSAALEQLPESVLEAASIDGARGFRLIWSVMIPMISPSIFFATIMTMITALQVFAQPQLLTGGGPGNATKPLVMFIWEQGFTFGDLGLAAAAAWILFAIIIVITGVQFAAQRKWVHYEH from the coding sequence ATGACGATCACGACGAAACGTCGAGGATCGCTCGCCAGGTCCGAGGCCCGCCAGGCGCTGGGCTTCGCAAGCCCGGCCCTGGTGGGGCTCGCCCTGTTCACGATCGTGCCCGTGGGGCTGTCGATCGTGATGAGCGTCTACGACTGGCCGACGTTCGGCGACCGCACCTTCAACGGCGTCGACAACTACGCCACGCTCTTCACGTCGAGCCCGGACTTCTGGCCGGCACTGCGGAACTCCGCCGTGTACACGCTGCTGTACGTGCCGCTCAGCATCGCGCTCTCGCTCGTCCTCGCGATCGGGCTCGGTCCGCGCATCCGCGGCCGCGGCGCCCTGCGCGTGCTCTTCTTCATCCCGGTCGTGGTCCCGATGGTCGCGAACGTCCTGGTGTGGAAGATGATGCTGCAGCCGCAGGGCCTCTTCAACGGGCTCGCGCAGAGCTGGTTCGGCGTGACCCTTCCGAACTTCCTCGCCGACCCGTCCTGGGCGATGATCATGGTCGTCGCGATGAGCGTCTGGCAGGGCCTCGGCTACAACATGCTGATCTTCTCGGCCGCTCTCGAGCAGCTGCCCGAGAGCGTCCTGGAGGCGGCGAGCATCGACGGCGCCCGCGGCTTCCGCCTGATCTGGAGCGTCATGATCCCCATGATCTCGCCGTCGATCTTCTTCGCGACGATCATGACCATGATCACCGCGCTGCAGGTCTTCGCCCAGCCGCAGCTGCTCACCGGCGGCGGACCCGGCAACGCCACCAAGCCGCTCGTGATGTTCATCTGGGAGCAGGGCTTCACCTTCGGCGACCTGGGACTCGCGGCAGCGGCCGCATGGATCCTCTTCGCGATCATCATCGTCATCACCGGCGTGCAGTTCGCCGCGCAGCGCAAGTGGGTGCACTATGAGCACTGA